The following proteins are co-located in the Nitrospira sp. genome:
- a CDS encoding response regulator produces MSILLVDDFDEEREFLQLVLHKAGYGPVITAESGRQALDLLGITGRRIPPCNPDVILMDLMMPDIDGLEACRHIRSSERLELVPIIMITAKTDASDLQAAYTAGATDFLRKPITPVELIARVSTALSLKQELDARKVREQELLIKTEELERALEELKSLRGLIAICAKCKRVRSDGTYRKRIEDYLEQCFDRKLTRDICPDCLNEAYPKAG; encoded by the coding sequence ATGAGCATTTTGCTGGTCGACGATTTTGACGAAGAACGGGAATTCTTACAGCTCGTGCTACACAAGGCAGGCTATGGCCCGGTGATCACGGCCGAATCGGGCCGCCAGGCGCTGGACCTGCTCGGAATCACGGGCAGGAGGATTCCCCCCTGCAATCCGGACGTGATTCTCATGGATCTGATGATGCCGGACATCGACGGGCTGGAAGCCTGCCGTCATATTCGGTCGAGCGAACGGTTGGAACTGGTTCCCATCATTATGATCACGGCGAAAACCGACGCGAGCGATCTGCAAGCCGCCTACACTGCCGGCGCCACCGACTTTCTCAGGAAACCGATCACCCCGGTCGAACTCATCGCCAGAGTCTCCACCGCCCTTAGCCTGAAGCAGGAACTGGATGCCAGAAAGGTGCGCGAGCAGGAACTCCTGATCAAGACGGAGGAACTGGAACGGGCTCTTGAAGAACTGAAAAGCCTGCGCGGGCTGATCGCCATCTGCGCGAAATGCAAACGTGTCCGGTCGGACGGAACTTACCGGAAACGGATCGAAGACTATCTGGAACAGTGCTTCGACAGAAAGCTGACACGGGATATCTGCCCCGACTGCCTGAACGAGGCCTATCCCAAGGCGGGATGA
- a CDS encoding ATP-binding protein: MMWQRYLGTSLIRRIVIGLIVGLALGLVPVTLLLVKQELIARAGDTVALGAADIADKLDMVLAERLGDIQAFSRAPVLNQPDRERITAYLDHLKQLYPMYQRLSVVATDGRVLASTDRALQGTPLSSEAWFRAIAHNPQPYAEIVQQHHHAGGSLGSVRFATQFVGTTGTWQGAIMTEVHEQVFRTFVTQTTHRGNESSSQPEIAEFLVLSPTGDVLLTSDAHPAAPSDRNPVRLPSTVLADQGKTGYVEEVDTGSGINALTGFARMGGLPHEPEFQWRILVRADRSAVLHSIWILLWKLIGIGTVALLPLLGLLYRSWRQQLADETRAAIAHRAMEATNTRTRKIIDIALDAVITIDHQGVITGWNAQAEQIFGWTVEEALGQSLTDTIIPPSYREAHERGIRLHRETGQGPVLNQRIEVSARHRSGREFPVELAITPIHLDGQTEFSAFLRDITERKQTEEDLRRTRTAAESANRMKTEFLANMSHELRTPLNAIIGTSDLLLKSSLTPEQRECAVMGQRASQALLRLVDDLLDLAKIEAGTLRVESSPFDLTELLERTRRLVELRQRGKDVALHIDIAPEVPTLLEGDGFRLQQILLNLLGNALKFTEQGSVSLILSIAQADPRRPLLQFTVSDTGIGIPANQLDHIFGRFTQVDSGDSRKYGGAGLGLSICKQLVDMMGGTIQVTSETGKGSTFTVALPFSVTAALSGTPATSDRLELPDAAARNTPAKTQAAVPLTILLIDDSPETGQLVSLYLKDLPYQLDLAGSGPAALQQCQAHRYDLVFLDLQMPGMDGYATAEAIRAWEKAQGLPPMPILALTADVLNAAWERSLKAGCTGFIGKPFSQTAFLETISYYANLSTAPPDRKRPSPADSPPPLMDEQDLDRLREKFLHNRRLDLEILASAVRTSDWATIQTIGHRMKGLAGSYGFTEIGAIGTALEDAAHRRQLHRVAAEIHALTQILTPLDPAQDHAA; encoded by the coding sequence ATGATGTGGCAACGCTATCTGGGCACTTCCCTCATCCGTCGAATCGTCATCGGCCTGATCGTGGGCCTGGCCCTCGGCTTGGTGCCAGTGACGCTCCTCCTGGTAAAACAGGAACTCATCGCGCGCGCCGGCGACACAGTGGCGCTCGGCGCAGCGGATATCGCCGACAAATTGGATATGGTCCTGGCCGAACGGCTCGGGGACATTCAAGCCTTCTCGCGCGCGCCCGTGCTGAATCAACCGGACCGGGAACGGATCACGGCGTATCTGGACCACCTGAAACAGCTGTACCCAATGTACCAACGCCTCTCCGTCGTAGCGACCGATGGCCGCGTCCTGGCCTCCACCGATCGCGCGCTACAGGGAACGCCTCTTTCCTCGGAAGCCTGGTTTCGGGCCATTGCGCACAACCCTCAGCCGTACGCCGAAATCGTCCAGCAACATCATCACGCCGGAGGCTCCCTGGGTTCGGTTCGCTTTGCGACACAATTCGTCGGGACCACAGGTACGTGGCAGGGTGCCATCATGACCGAGGTCCATGAACAGGTCTTTCGCACATTCGTCACGCAGACCACCCATCGGGGGAACGAGTCGTCCTCCCAACCGGAAATTGCCGAATTTCTGGTCCTCAGCCCAACCGGCGACGTTCTGCTGACTTCCGATGCTCACCCGGCTGCACCATCCGATCGGAACCCGGTTCGCTTGCCGTCGACCGTCCTCGCAGACCAGGGTAAGACCGGCTATGTCGAGGAAGTCGATACCGGCAGCGGAATCAACGCGCTCACCGGATTTGCGCGCATGGGCGGGTTGCCGCATGAACCGGAATTTCAATGGCGCATTCTCGTGCGAGCCGACCGGAGTGCGGTGCTGCACTCTATTTGGATCCTGCTGTGGAAACTGATCGGGATCGGCACAGTCGCCCTGCTTCCCCTCTTGGGGCTGTTGTATCGATCATGGCGCCAGCAGCTCGCGGATGAGACGCGAGCAGCGATCGCCCATCGCGCCATGGAGGCAACCAACACACGGACACGGAAAATTATCGATATTGCGCTCGATGCGGTCATCACGATCGACCACCAGGGCGTGATCACCGGCTGGAATGCGCAAGCAGAACAGATCTTCGGGTGGACCGTCGAAGAAGCGCTTGGGCAATCCCTGACCGACACGATTATCCCGCCCTCCTACCGCGAGGCGCATGAGCGTGGCATCCGGCTTCACAGGGAAACCGGCCAGGGCCCGGTCTTGAACCAGCGCATTGAGGTTTCGGCCCGCCATCGAAGCGGGCGAGAATTCCCGGTCGAACTGGCCATCACGCCCATCCATCTCGATGGGCAGACAGAATTCAGCGCATTCTTGCGCGACATCACGGAACGCAAGCAGACGGAAGAAGACCTGCGGCGCACCCGGACCGCCGCCGAATCCGCCAACCGGATGAAGACCGAATTTCTGGCCAATATGAGCCATGAGCTTCGCACCCCGCTCAACGCCATTATCGGAACCAGTGACTTGCTCTTGAAATCCTCCCTGACACCGGAGCAGCGGGAATGCGCCGTCATGGGACAGCGTGCGAGCCAGGCGCTCTTGCGGCTGGTCGACGACCTGTTGGATCTGGCGAAGATAGAAGCCGGCACCTTGCGTGTGGAATCTAGTCCCTTCGATCTGACCGAACTTCTGGAACGCACGAGACGGCTCGTGGAATTGCGCCAGCGGGGAAAAGACGTCGCGTTGCACATCGACATCGCCCCGGAGGTGCCGACTCTGTTGGAAGGAGACGGATTCCGGCTCCAGCAAATTCTCCTCAACCTCCTAGGGAACGCGCTGAAATTTACGGAGCAGGGCTCCGTCAGCCTCATCCTGTCGATCGCCCAGGCCGATCCCCGCCGCCCCCTGCTTCAATTCACCGTCAGCGACACAGGAATTGGAATCCCTGCGAACCAGCTCGATCACATCTTCGGCCGCTTCACACAAGTCGATTCCGGCGACAGCCGAAAATATGGAGGGGCCGGCCTGGGGCTGTCGATCTGCAAGCAACTGGTGGACATGATGGGAGGCACCATCCAGGTGACCAGCGAGACCGGCAAGGGGAGCACCTTTACCGTGGCACTCCCCTTCTCCGTCACGGCCGCACTGTCCGGAACGCCCGCGACGTCTGATCGACTGGAATTACCGGACGCGGCCGCCAGAAACACGCCCGCCAAGACGCAGGCTGCCGTGCCCTTGACCATCCTGCTCATCGATGATTCCCCCGAGACCGGACAACTGGTGAGCCTGTACCTCAAAGACCTCCCTTATCAGCTGGATCTGGCTGGCAGCGGGCCAGCCGCCCTTCAACAGTGCCAGGCCCACCGCTACGACCTTGTGTTCCTGGATCTCCAAATGCCCGGTATGGACGGCTACGCCACGGCCGAAGCCATTCGCGCCTGGGAGAAGGCGCAAGGACTTCCCCCCATGCCGATTCTGGCCTTGACGGCCGATGTGTTGAATGCCGCCTGGGAACGGAGCCTCAAAGCCGGATGCACGGGCTTCATCGGCAAACCATTTTCCCAAACGGCCTTCCTCGAAACGATTTCGTACTACGCCAACCTGTCCACGGCCCCTCCGGATCGGAAACGGCCCTCGCCGGCGGATTCGCCTCCGCCGCTGATGGATGAACAGGATCTGGATCGACTCCGTGAAAAATTTCTCCACAATCGCCGGCTCGACCTCGAGATCTTGGCCTCGGCGGTTCGCACCAGCGATTGGGCCACTATTCAGACCATCGGCCATCGCATGAAGGGTCTGGCCGGATCCTACGGATTCACGGAGATCGGCGCGATCGGCACCGCCCTGGAAGACGCGGCGCACAGGCGACAACTCCATCGTGTTGCAGCGGAAATACACGCGCTCACACAGATTCTGACCCCGCTCGACCCCGCGCAGGATCACGCGGCATGA
- a CDS encoding zf-HC2 domain-containing protein: MAKRAAADTTQKSVSASTHTHGKGRCVAILKQLSAYLDDELPGDICSDLRRHLGACPNCEEFLTSLRQTVTLCRHQPAPALSSAERARMRANILRTARPR, from the coding sequence ATGGCGAAACGCGCGGCGGCAGACACCACTCAGAAATCCGTCTCGGCATCGACGCACACGCACGGGAAGGGACGGTGCGTGGCGATCTTGAAGCAACTGTCGGCCTATCTCGACGATGAGCTGCCGGGAGACATTTGTTCGGACTTGCGCCGGCATCTCGGCGCCTGTCCGAATTGCGAGGAGTTCCTCACGTCACTCCGGCAGACCGTCACCCTCTGCCGCCACCAACCGGCGCCGGCCCTGTCTTCCGCAGAACGGGCCCGCATGCGCGCCAACATTCTTCGGACCGCCCGGCCGCGCTAA
- a CDS encoding sigma-70 family RNA polymerase sigma factor, whose protein sequence is MASSATKTSPDRPSADPSRTAASFDALYRDHVDLMYRFATRLCGETEAAKDLVQETFLNAYRGYHAFRGDAQISTWLYTIASRACMRMRRKRKGEPDHELSLEEFIPTSEGEFRLQIPVDGLSPEEALQNKQLRQALDDAIAKLPKKYRMVLILRDMEGLSAKEVGSIVGLNERAVKSRLHRARLFVRRELSARGMAEPHHAHNGHPAPQGRI, encoded by the coding sequence ATGGCCAGCTCCGCCACCAAGACAAGTCCAGACCGGCCCTCTGCCGATCCTTCACGCACGGCGGCGAGCTTCGATGCGCTCTATCGCGATCATGTCGATCTCATGTACCGGTTCGCCACCAGGCTGTGCGGCGAAACCGAAGCGGCGAAAGACCTCGTTCAGGAAACCTTTCTCAACGCGTACCGGGGATATCACGCATTCCGCGGGGACGCCCAAATCTCAACCTGGCTCTATACGATCGCGTCGCGCGCCTGCATGCGCATGCGGCGCAAACGCAAAGGAGAACCGGACCACGAACTCTCGCTGGAGGAGTTTATCCCGACCTCGGAGGGAGAGTTTCGTCTTCAGATTCCCGTTGACGGCCTCAGCCCGGAAGAAGCGCTGCAAAACAAGCAGCTTCGCCAGGCGCTCGACGACGCCATTGCCAAACTCCCGAAAAAGTACCGCATGGTGCTGATCTTGCGCGACATGGAAGGGCTCAGTGCCAAAGAGGTCGGCAGTATCGTCGGCCTCAATGAGCGCGCGGTGAAATCCCGGCTCCACCGTGCGCGGTTGTTTGTCCGGCGCGAACTCAGCGCGCGCGGCATGGCCGAGCCTCACCACGCGCACAACGGACACCCGGCTCCACAGGGAAGGATCTAA
- the der gene encoding ribosome biogenesis GTPase Der — protein MRTKRDSITTTNALPFRSDAPMPLVAIIGRPNVGKSTLFNKILGVKTAIVDDVPGVTRDRNYADASYRERKFRLVDTGGLDLSASDGMLPLIRRQSELAIAEADILLFVLDGRAGLMPPDHEVVKLLRGVTKPIFYVINKIDTPKAEPLMADFYRLGKDELYAVSAEHGIGVSELLDALYPLLPPADQAGEIAQLPRIAIVGRPNVGKSTLINAVLGEERVVVSDVAGTTRDPIDSLVTHNGTRYIFTDTAGIRRRGRIDRGIEGYSVMRSLRAIGRSDVAVLLLDGVEGVTEQDTKIAGAILKQGRACALLVNKWDLRAGDAEARKEYEREFNRRFPFLTWAPVFYGAAAKPESLRQLFPHIDTAYGSFTKRVPTGQLNQFLQEILTQHPLPVRKGKPSKVTKSAFMTQVATKPPVFALFVGHPQDITPSYLKFLESRLRDTYGFSGTPIRILARKK, from the coding sequence ATGAGAACCAAACGCGACTCCATTACGACGACGAATGCCCTGCCTTTTCGCTCCGATGCTCCGATGCCGCTCGTGGCGATCATCGGCCGGCCGAACGTGGGCAAGTCCACGCTGTTCAACAAAATCCTCGGCGTGAAGACCGCCATCGTCGATGACGTGCCGGGCGTCACGCGCGACCGGAACTATGCGGACGCCAGCTATCGGGAGCGCAAATTCCGGCTGGTCGATACCGGCGGCCTCGATCTCTCCGCCTCGGATGGCATGCTGCCGTTGATTCGCCGGCAGTCCGAGCTGGCGATCGCGGAAGCCGACATCCTCCTGTTCGTCCTGGATGGCCGGGCCGGGTTGATGCCGCCGGATCACGAGGTCGTGAAGCTCCTGCGCGGCGTGACCAAGCCCATCTTTTACGTGATTAACAAGATCGATACGCCGAAGGCCGAGCCGCTCATGGCCGACTTTTATCGATTGGGCAAAGACGAACTCTACGCGGTTTCCGCCGAACACGGGATCGGCGTGTCAGAATTGCTGGATGCCCTCTACCCGCTGCTGCCCCCCGCGGACCAGGCGGGGGAGATCGCCCAGCTTCCCCGGATCGCCATCGTCGGCCGGCCGAACGTCGGCAAATCCACGCTGATCAATGCCGTGCTGGGGGAAGAGCGCGTGGTCGTCAGCGATGTGGCCGGCACCACGCGGGATCCCATCGACTCGCTCGTCACCCACAACGGCACACGCTATATATTCACCGATACCGCCGGCATCCGGCGGCGCGGACGCATCGACCGGGGCATCGAAGGCTACAGCGTCATGCGGTCGCTCCGGGCCATCGGACGGTCCGACGTGGCCGTCCTCTTGCTCGACGGAGTGGAAGGCGTGACCGAACAGGATACGAAAATCGCCGGCGCCATCCTCAAGCAGGGCCGGGCGTGCGCGCTCCTGGTCAACAAGTGGGACCTCCGCGCGGGCGATGCCGAGGCGCGGAAAGAATATGAGCGGGAATTCAACCGGCGCTTTCCCTTTCTCACCTGGGCACCGGTCTTCTACGGCGCCGCGGCCAAACCCGAGTCGCTGCGCCAGCTGTTTCCTCACATCGACACCGCCTACGGCTCCTTCACCAAACGGGTCCCGACCGGACAACTGAATCAATTCCTCCAGGAAATTCTCACCCAGCATCCGCTGCCGGTGCGCAAAGGCAAGCCGTCCAAAGTCACCAAGTCGGCCTTCATGACGCAAGTCGCCACGAAGCCGCCGGTGTTCGCGTTGTTCGTGGGGCATCCGCAAGACATCACGCCGTCCTATCTCAAATTTCTCGAAAGCCGCCTGAGAGACACCTACGGATTTTCCGGCACCCCGATCCGCATCCTCGCGCGCAAAAAATAG
- a CDS encoding HAD-IA family hydrolase, whose amino-acid sequence MARHPSGITDHSIDWSRIDDVLLDMDGTLLDRHFDNFFFEEELPRRYAALHRLTFEESRDRLMAMYRSVEGELAWTDLHYWTERVGIDVVALHRELDHMIGFLPGAEEFLLDLRRLGKRVTIVTNAHEAGVSVKAAKTGLDRHVDRIIDAFEVGYLKMRPEYWPACQRLLGFDPARSLYVDDDEGCLSAARQFGLGHIVHSAKSSSQLPPVAAPGFPSVESMMALLNGHPGSQGR is encoded by the coding sequence ATGGCTCGTCACCCCTCAGGCATCACTGATCACTCGATCGATTGGTCCCGAATCGACGATGTGCTGCTCGATATGGACGGCACGTTGCTGGACCGGCATTTCGACAATTTCTTCTTCGAGGAAGAGCTGCCGCGCCGGTATGCGGCGCTCCACCGCCTTACCTTCGAAGAATCGCGCGACCGGCTGATGGCCATGTACCGCTCCGTGGAAGGCGAACTCGCCTGGACCGATCTGCATTACTGGACCGAGCGCGTGGGGATCGACGTCGTGGCCTTGCATCGCGAGCTGGATCACATGATCGGGTTTCTGCCGGGGGCGGAAGAATTCCTGCTGGATCTCCGGCGGCTGGGGAAGCGCGTGACGATTGTCACGAATGCGCATGAGGCGGGGGTGTCGGTGAAGGCCGCCAAGACCGGCCTCGACCGGCACGTGGATCGCATCATCGACGCATTCGAGGTCGGCTATCTCAAGATGCGGCCGGAATACTGGCCGGCCTGCCAGCGGCTGCTGGGGTTCGACCCGGCACGGTCACTCTATGTCGATGACGACGAGGGCTGTCTCTCCGCCGCACGGCAGTTCGGCCTTGGGCACATTGTCCATAGCGCCAAGTCCAGTTCCCAACTGCCGCCCGTGGCGGCGCCGGGGTTCCCCTCGGTCGAGAGCATGATGGCCTTGCTCAACGGGCATCCGGGCTCTCAGGGGCGTTGA
- a CDS encoding class I SAM-dependent methyltransferase, translated as MGLYSRYIFPRLMDRLMSGTEFQQLRAALLQTAHGHVLEIGLGTGLNLPHYPGAVSSLRAVDPAPLLPDRLAERSAALPFPIEVARISAERLPYEDGMFDCVVSTWTLCTIPDPLAALREIRRVLKPDGTFFFLEHGQSDDRRIAVWQDRLNPIQKVLGCGCHLNRPIDRLITEAELTLTHLDRFTMESVPRIGGTMYRGTAVVNAPESPDAR; from the coding sequence ATGGGACTCTACAGCCGCTACATCTTCCCCCGGCTCATGGACCGGCTCATGAGCGGAACGGAGTTTCAACAACTCCGGGCGGCGCTGTTGCAAACAGCGCATGGGCACGTGCTGGAAATCGGCCTGGGAACCGGACTGAATCTGCCGCACTATCCCGGCGCCGTCTCGTCGTTGCGCGCGGTGGATCCCGCCCCCCTGCTGCCCGATCGTCTCGCGGAACGGAGCGCGGCCCTGCCGTTCCCGATCGAAGTGGCCCGCATCAGCGCCGAACGGCTTCCATATGAGGACGGGATGTTCGACTGCGTGGTGAGCACCTGGACCCTCTGCACCATCCCCGACCCCCTCGCCGCGCTTCGAGAAATCCGCCGCGTGCTCAAGCCGGATGGGACCTTTTTCTTTCTGGAACATGGGCAAAGCGACGATCGACGGATCGCCGTCTGGCAGGATCGCCTGAACCCGATTCAGAAGGTGCTGGGCTGCGGCTGCCACTTGAACCGCCCGATCGACCGGCTCATCACGGAAGCCGAGCTCACCCTCACGCACCTGGATCGGTTCACGATGGAGTCCGTGCCGCGCATCGGCGGGACGATGTACCGGGGCACGGCCGTCGTCAACGCCCCTGAGAGCCCGGATGCCCGTTGA
- the leuS gene encoding leucine--tRNA ligase, whose translation MSKGYDHHAIESKWQAYWEEHRPFRALDDSSKPKYYCLDMFPYPSGSGLHVGHLEGYTATDIVSRYKRMRGFNVLHPMGWDAFGLPAEQYAVKTGVHPALTTAQNIATFKRQMKRVGLSYDWEREISTTDQDYYRWTQWIFLQLYKRGLAYVAEVPVNWCPSLGTVLANEEIVDGKSEVGGFDVIRKPMRQWVLKITAYADRLLEDLKLVEWPPSTLEMQKNWIGRSIGAEVDFALADTNGAIRVFTTRPDTLFGATYMVLAPEHPLVEVVTSASQKAAISAYRDAAARKSDLQRTELDKEKTGCFTGGYAINPVNGERLPIWIADYVLMSYGTGAIMAVPAHDERDWAFAKAYQLPIREVIQGGHVHEAAFVATDRGTVVNSVSADGALSLNGMKPADAIPVITAWLEQRGKGKKAINYKLRDWLFARQRYWGEPFPIIWVDGESRPLPEEQLPLILPETSNFKPSGSGESPLANLEDWLVTTDPATGKPARRETNTMPQWAGSCWYYLRFIDPKNQAQLVDPAKEHYWMPVDLYVGGSEHAVLHLLYSRFWHKVLHDIGVVSTPEPFKKLVHQGIVLGEDNQKMSKSRGNVVNPDEMMDQFGADAVRLYEMFMGPLEAMKPWSSRGVDGITRFLERVWRLMVTEEGEVSPSVVSSAPSLEQQRLLHQTIKKVTEDIEELHFNTAIAQMMVFTNEMTKAEQRPRALLEPFVLLLSPFAPHVAEELWGILGHRPSVSQQPWPMFDPALTVSDRLTIPVQVNGKLRGKIDVAADVSREAIERASREVVAEWLQGKEPKKVIYVEKKLMNFVV comes from the coding sequence ATGAGCAAAGGGTACGATCATCACGCCATTGAGTCGAAGTGGCAGGCCTACTGGGAAGAACATCGCCCGTTTCGAGCCCTGGACGACTCCTCGAAGCCCAAGTATTACTGCCTCGACATGTTTCCCTATCCCTCGGGATCCGGCCTCCACGTCGGACATCTCGAAGGCTATACGGCGACGGACATTGTCTCGCGCTATAAACGGATGCGGGGCTTCAATGTGCTGCATCCGATGGGCTGGGATGCGTTCGGCCTGCCGGCCGAGCAATATGCGGTGAAGACCGGCGTGCATCCGGCCCTTACCACCGCGCAAAACATCGCCACGTTCAAACGGCAAATGAAACGGGTGGGGCTCTCCTATGACTGGGAGCGGGAGATCAGCACCACCGACCAGGACTATTACCGCTGGACGCAATGGATCTTCCTTCAGCTCTACAAGCGCGGCTTGGCTTATGTGGCCGAAGTGCCGGTGAACTGGTGCCCGTCGCTGGGCACGGTGCTGGCGAACGAAGAAATCGTGGATGGCAAGAGCGAAGTCGGCGGGTTCGACGTCATTCGCAAGCCCATGCGCCAGTGGGTCCTGAAGATCACGGCCTACGCCGACCGTTTGCTGGAAGACTTGAAACTGGTGGAGTGGCCCCCCAGCACGCTGGAGATGCAAAAGAATTGGATCGGCCGTTCCATCGGCGCGGAAGTGGATTTTGCCCTGGCCGACACCAACGGCGCGATCCGGGTCTTTACCACCAGACCGGACACCCTCTTTGGCGCGACCTATATGGTGTTGGCGCCCGAGCATCCACTGGTCGAGGTCGTGACCAGCGCGTCGCAGAAGGCGGCAATCTCGGCCTATCGTGACGCCGCCGCGCGCAAGAGCGATTTGCAGCGGACCGAACTCGACAAGGAAAAGACCGGCTGCTTCACCGGAGGGTACGCGATCAATCCGGTCAACGGCGAGCGGCTGCCGATCTGGATCGCCGATTACGTCCTCATGAGTTACGGCACCGGCGCGATCATGGCGGTGCCGGCGCACGACGAACGGGACTGGGCCTTTGCCAAAGCCTATCAGCTGCCCATTCGAGAAGTGATTCAGGGCGGTCATGTCCACGAAGCGGCGTTCGTGGCGACGGATCGCGGCACGGTCGTGAATTCCGTCTCGGCCGACGGGGCGCTCTCGCTCAACGGCATGAAGCCGGCCGACGCCATTCCGGTGATCACGGCCTGGCTGGAACAGCGCGGCAAGGGCAAAAAAGCCATCAACTACAAGCTGCGCGACTGGCTCTTTGCCCGCCAGCGCTACTGGGGTGAACCGTTTCCGATCATCTGGGTGGATGGCGAATCCCGTCCCTTGCCTGAAGAACAGTTGCCCCTGATTTTGCCGGAGACCAGCAACTTCAAGCCCTCCGGATCGGGCGAAAGCCCTCTGGCGAATTTGGAAGACTGGCTGGTGACGACCGATCCCGCCACCGGGAAGCCGGCCCGGCGGGAAACGAATACGATGCCGCAGTGGGCCGGATCCTGCTGGTACTACCTCCGCTTCATCGATCCGAAGAATCAGGCGCAGCTCGTCGATCCGGCCAAAGAACACTATTGGATGCCGGTGGATCTCTACGTCGGCGGCAGCGAGCATGCGGTGCTGCATCTGCTCTATTCCCGATTCTGGCACAAGGTGCTGCACGACATCGGAGTGGTGAGCACGCCGGAGCCTTTCAAAAAGCTGGTCCATCAAGGCATTGTGCTCGGCGAGGACAATCAGAAAATGTCCAAGTCGCGCGGCAACGTCGTGAATCCCGACGAGATGATGGACCAGTTCGGCGCCGATGCGGTGCGGCTCTACGAAATGTTCATGGGCCCGCTGGAGGCCATGAAGCCCTGGAGCAGCAGAGGCGTGGATGGGATTACCCGCTTTTTGGAGCGGGTGTGGCGCCTCATGGTCACGGAAGAGGGCGAGGTCTCTCCGTCGGTCGTGTCTTCGGCGCCCAGCCTCGAGCAGCAGCGCCTGTTGCACCAGACGATCAAGAAGGTGACGGAAGATATCGAAGAGCTCCATTTCAATACGGCCATCGCGCAGATGATGGTGTTCACGAACGAGATGACCAAGGCCGAGCAGCGGCCACGAGCCTTGCTGGAGCCGTTTGTGTTGCTTCTCTCGCCCTTTGCGCCGCATGTCGCCGAAGAGCTCTGGGGGATCCTTGGGCATCGGCCGAGCGTCTCGCAGCAGCCCTGGCCGATGTTCGATCCGGCGCTCACGGTGAGCGACCGGCTGACGATCCCGGTTCAAGTGAACGGCAAGCTGCGCGGCAAGATCGACGTGGCGGCGGATGTGTCGCGCGAGGCGATTGAGCGCGCGTCTCGTGAAGTCGTGGCCGAATGGCTGCAGGGGAAAGAGCCGAAAAAGGTGATCTACGTCGAAAAGAAGCTGATGAACTTCGTAGTGTAG